The stretch of DNA GGTAATATAGGTATTCCGCTAGACATTACTAAAGTAAAAGGGATTGTTTTTACGAATCAAGCAGATTCACCTTCCACAATTGTAAAGCCAGATGAAGAAACAGAAATAATGGCACAACATTTAATGTCATTCCTTCGTAACGAAATAAAGGAAGGACGTTTAACCGAAAAACTCGCTCCACTTCAATCTGGAATAGGCTCTGTAGCAAATGCAGTTTTACATGGGATGATCCATTCTGAATTTAAAAATTTACAAGTATATTCCGAAGTGCTTCAAGATGCCGTGTTCGACCTTATTGATGCAGGGAAAGTAGACTTTGCTTCCTGTTGCTCCATTACATTATCAGAAGAAAAAATGAATCACGTATTTCCGAATTTAGAAAAATATCGCGACAAGTTAGTATTAAGACCACAAGAAATTTCAAACCATCCAGAAATAATTCGTCGTCTCGGTTTAATATCGATTAATACAGCTTTAGAGTTTGACATATATGGAAATGTAAACTCTACTCATGTAACAGGTACGAAGATGATGAATGGAATTGGTGGGTCAGGTGACTTCGCTCGTAACGCACGGTTAGCAATATTCGTAACGAAGTCCACAGCGAAGGACGGAAATATTTCTAGTATTGTTCCGTTCGTATCACACGTCGATCATACAGAACATGACGTAGATGTTGTTGTAACAGAACAAGGGTATGCAGACTTGCGTGGATTAGCACCTCGAGAGCGTGTACCGTTAATTATTGAAAATTGTGCTCATCCAACATACCGCAATCAACTATGGGATTATTATAATGAAGCATTAACACGAGGTGGTCAAACTCCTCACCTATTAGAAAAAGCTTTCTTATGGCATACAAACTTTATGAAAAATGGCACAATGTTAGAAAAGGAAAAAGTGAATGTATAAAAAATGGGGGTCAGAACTAGCTCTGACCCCCGTTCACTGTTGGTTCTAAAACAGTTAAAGTATTATTTGTGGTGTTGAGAGTAACGTTAGCCCCGACTGGAATAGCAGCTTTGTATAATCCATGGCCAGTTGCAAAATTAATCATTAACGGTTTCCCGAGAGGAACAAGTAGTTCATTAATTAAATTCAAATATGATTTTCCATAGGAAACGAGACAATTCGTACATTCTCCCATAACGATACCTATACAGTCTGCAAATTTTCCTGCCTGTAAAAGTTGGATGAAATAACGGTATACGGTAGTAGAAGGAGCATTCGTTTCCTCTAAAAATAATATTTTCCCTTTCGTATCAATTTCATATG from Sutcliffiella cohnii encodes:
- a CDS encoding acetyl-CoA hydrolase/transferase family protein, producing MQDQYNRIKDERLQDKVVTAQEAASWIQDGMTLGLSGFTRAGDVKAVPLELVKRAEKESFKVNVFTGASLGSDIDKLFAEAGIVHKRLPFQAEPTMRKKINAGEHLFVDHHLSHTAELLRANVIEPVDYAILEAVSISEDGMVIPTTSIGNSLTFATHAKNIIIEINMAQSPLLEGLHDLYDPGKQGERNPIPLTKVDDRIGNIGIPLDITKVKGIVFTNQADSPSTIVKPDEETEIMAQHLMSFLRNEIKEGRLTEKLAPLQSGIGSVANAVLHGMIHSEFKNLQVYSEVLQDAVFDLIDAGKVDFASCCSITLSEEKMNHVFPNLEKYRDKLVLRPQEISNHPEIIRRLGLISINTALEFDIYGNVNSTHVTGTKMMNGIGGSGDFARNARLAIFVTKSTAKDGNISSIVPFVSHVDHTEHDVDVVVTEQGYADLRGLAPRERVPLIIENCAHPTYRNQLWDYYNEALTRGGQTPHLLEKAFLWHTNFMKNGTMLEKEKVNV